In the genome of Roseofilum reptotaenium CS-1145, the window CGATGTGCGAATTTCGCGGAAAGCGGTGGTTTGAGTGGGCGCTGTTGCTCCCTTTAGCTGTCCCCGCCTATGTTTTAGCCTACACCTATACGGAATTCCTGGAATATTACGGTCCTGTCCAAACTACGCTGCGAAGTGTGTTCGGTTGGGAAACGGTGCAAGATTACTGGTTTCCTCCCGTGCGATCGCTTGTTGGCGCTATTATTCTCCTCAGTTTAGTGCTCTATCCCTACGTTTATTTATTAACACGGGTCGCCTTCCTGGAACAAGCCACTTGTACCCTTGAAGCCAGCCGTTCCCTCGGCTGTAATCCCTGGCAAAGTTTCCGTAAAGTGGCTCTCCCTCTAGCTCGACCAGCAATTATGGCGGGATTGTCTTTAGCCCTAATGGAAACTCTGAGTGATTTTGGGACAGTGCAGTATTTCGGTGTAGATACATTTACTACCGGTATCTATCGCGTCTGGTTTGGGATGGGAGAACATGGAGCTGCCTCCCAGCTCTCCTCCATTTTATTGATGTTTGTTTTCGTGCTAATTATCCTAGAGCGCTGGTCTCGTCAGCAAGCCAAATATTACCAAGGTGGCGATCGCTTCCGAACTATTCAACCCTACCGGTTAACTGGAATACGGGGGCATTTGGCGGCGATCGCCTGTCTGGTTCCGATTGGCTGTGGATTTCTACTCCCAGGTGGACTACTGATGCAAATGGCGATCGCCAACCCGGATACCCTACAAGGTCGGTTTTGGGAATATGCCCAGAATAGCTTGATTCTTGCTGGTCTGACTGCCCTGTTAGGAGTCATTTTAGCTGTGGCGATCGCCTACGGAGTGCGATTAAACCCCACCGTCCCCATGAACAGTGCCGCTCGACTCTCCTCCATGGGATACGCCATCCCCGGCTCCGTGATTGCCGTCGGTATTCTCATCCCTCTGGGAATTTTTGATAACACGGTCGATGCCTGGATGCAAGCAACGTTCAATATATCTACGGGACTACTCCTCAGTGGCACGATTTTTGCCCTAATCTTCGCCTATCTGGTGCGCTTCTTAGCTGTCGCTTTTGGAACGGTAGAGTCGAGTCTCGGTAAAATCACCCCCAATTTAGATTATGCCTCCCGCAGCCTCGGCTACGGAGTCACCCAGACCCTGTGGCGCATCCACGTTCCCCTGATGCGCGGTAGCCTACTAACGGCGACTCTCCTGGTATTTGTGGATGTGATGAAAGAACTCCCCGCCACCTTAATCATCCGTCCCTTTAACTTTGACACCCTCGCTATCCGCACCTACCAACTGGCCGCCGACGAACGCCTCGCCGAAGCAGCCGGCCCAGCTCTAGCATTAGTGGTCGTGGGGATTTTACCCGTGATTTTGCTGAGTCGGAGAATTCGTAGATTTAGCTCCTAATGTAACGTTTTTGATTTAGCCAATTGGGATGTGGTTGACGGTTCCGTTGATTTGATTGGTAACGGATTCTTTGATTTCTTTCCGGGTCAAGGACTTTTTCTAGACCTTGATGGCACAACGTCTAATGCAGGGACTGTTGTTTCCAAAACACCATTTACTTTCAATCCGGGTCAAATTGTGGAGTTAAGTTTTGACTTGTTAGGACAAAACCCTGGTAGAACACAAAATAATAATCTGACTGTTTCTTTGGGAAGTTTGTTTGAAGAAACCTTTTCTGTGCTGGATCCTGGACTCATTACTCGGCAGTTTACTGTAGAAGAACTGACAACAGCCAATCTAATCTTCGATCATACTGGAGGAGACGATGGAGGATTAGTTCTTGATGACGTAAGGTTGGCGATCCGAAAACCCTCCAAATCTGTACCGGAACCCTCTTCTATTTTAGGATTATTAGCCTTCGGTGCGTTGGGTTTCCGTTCCCTGCGTCAACGGAAACCGTGCTAAAGTAACTCGACTTCTCAGATTGAGAACGTGCTAAATCTGTTCATCTCTGACGCAGTCTCAAAGAGCGATCGCCTAACCTACCCTAGTTTAGCAGAAGTGGCGATAAAACTCCGTTTCGCTGCGCGATCGCTCATATCATTAAAGGCACCTCTATTTATTCAAATTCTGAAAGTCAGTAGACAGGGTAACCATTGAAACAGCATAGGAGATTATTATGGCTCGCAAATTTGCACAACTTGCTTTTACGCCCGAAGTCAAAGCTGTACAAGAACAACAAGGATCTCGCCAAGCTTATGAGCGCTATGTTGCCAAAGGCCCCAGTAATGATACGATTACTCCCGAACTAGCCGACTTTATCGCCACTCTAGACGGAATCTATTTAGGAACTGTTAGCTCCAATGGCTATCCCTATATCCAATTTCGAGGAGGGGAACCCGGTTTTCTGAAGGTATTGGATGAAAAAACCCTAGGCTTTGCCGATTTTAGTGGCAATGCTCAATACATCACCGTGGGTAATCTATCGAGCAATGATAAAGCCTTTTTATTTCTAATGGATTATCGTCACCGCCAGCGGGTGAAGGTATGGGGAAGAGCAGAAGTCGTAGAAGGAAATACGGAGCTTACTGAAAAGTTACAAGTCCCCAACTATCCAGCAAGCATAGAGCGAGTCATTCTGTTCCATGTGGAAGCTTATAGTGAGAA includes:
- a CDS encoding PEP-CTERM sorting domain-containing protein, whose amino-acid sequence is MVDGSVDLIGNGFFDFFPGQGLFLDLDGTTSNAGTVVSKTPFTFNPGQIVELSFDLLGQNPGRTQNNNLTVSLGSLFEETFSVLDPGLITRQFTVEELTTANLIFDHTGGDDGGLVLDDVRLAIRKPSKSVPEPSSILGLLAFGALGFRSLRQRKPC
- a CDS encoding ABC transporter permease, which translates into the protein MMIWFSKGWTIAVIAIALLIATPILCVVASSFTNTGDIWLHLMETVLPRYLLNSFALMVGVGTGVLLIGVGCAWLVTMCEFRGKRWFEWALLLPLAVPAYVLAYTYTEFLEYYGPVQTTLRSVFGWETVQDYWFPPVRSLVGAIILLSLVLYPYVYLLTRVAFLEQATCTLEASRSLGCNPWQSFRKVALPLARPAIMAGLSLALMETLSDFGTVQYFGVDTFTTGIYRVWFGMGEHGAASQLSSILLMFVFVLIILERWSRQQAKYYQGGDRFRTIQPYRLTGIRGHLAAIACLVPIGCGFLLPGGLLMQMAIANPDTLQGRFWEYAQNSLILAGLTALLGVILAVAIAYGVRLNPTVPMNSAARLSSMGYAIPGSVIAVGILIPLGIFDNTVDAWMQATFNISTGLLLSGTIFALIFAYLVRFLAVAFGTVESSLGKITPNLDYASRSLGYGVTQTLWRIHVPLMRGSLLTATLLVFVDVMKELPATLIIRPFNFDTLAIRTYQLAADERLAEAAGPALALVVVGILPVILLSRRIRRFSS
- a CDS encoding pyridoxamine 5'-phosphate oxidase family protein is translated as MARKFAQLAFTPEVKAVQEQQGSRQAYERYVAKGPSNDTITPELADFIATLDGIYLGTVSSNGYPYIQFRGGEPGFLKVLDEKTLGFADFSGNAQYITVGNLSSNDKAFLFLMDYRHRQRVKVWGRAEVVEGNTELTEKLQVPNYPASIERVILFHVEAYSENCPQHIPIRYSEGEVAELVARKA